GATCCGGCCGACCAGGCCCTGGCCGTCGACCACGGTCATGTCGCGGGTCAGGCCGTCGTCGCTGCCGGCGTCGATGGTGATGGTCCAGGAGAAGCCCTGGGCGGCGCCGATCGCGATCACCTGGGCGGCCTTGATGGTGTAGCCGCCGGAGCCCGCGGTGCGCAGCAGGTCGTCGAGCTGCTTGGTGCGGCCGGAGGCGGCGTCCGAGGAGGCCAGCTTCTGGCGCAGCTCGGTGTTCTCCCGGGTGATCTGGTCCAGGCGCTGCTGGTGGGTGCCGGCGTCGCGGATCGCCCGGATGTACCCGGCGACCGGGTCGACCGCGCCGGCCGCGGCGTTCTCCACCGGGCCGAGCGCGGAGGCGGCGGCCCGGCGGGCGCCGCCGAGCGGTGAGTCGTCACCGCCCTTGATGTCCACGGTGATCAGTGCGAAGGCGACCGCGACCAGCAGGACCAGCAGCAGTCGACTCTCTCGGGTGTCCCTCACGGTGCCGGTGCCGCCCCTTCGTGCTGAGTGCTCATCAGCTCAGTCAGCTCGGTGTGTAGTTCGATTCGCCTTGCTCAACGACGCGGCTGCGCGTCGAGTACCTGCTGCAGTGCCTCGAACTCCTCGACGCACTTGCCCGCCCCCAGCGCCACCGAGTCCAGCGGGTTCTCCGCGATGTGCACCGGCATGCCGGTCTCGCGGCGCAGCCGCTCGTCCAGGCCGCGCAGCAGCGCGCCGCCGCCGGTGAGCACGATGCCGCGGTCCATCACGTCGCCCGCCAGCTCCGGCGGGCACTGGTCCAGGGTGGTCTTCACCGAGTCGATGATCGAGTTCACCGGCTCGTCGATGGCCTCGCGGACCTCGGCGGCCGAGATCACCACGGTCTTCGGCAGGCCGGACACCAGGTCCCGGCCGCGGATCTCGGCGTGCTCGTCCTTCTCCAGCTCGGAGGCGAAGGCGGTGCCGATCGACATCTTGATCTGCTCGGCGGAGCGCTCGCCCAGCAGCAGGCTGTACTCCTTCTTGATGTGCTGGACGATCGCGTTGTCCAGCTCGTCGCCGGCCACCCGGAGCGACTGGGCGGTGACGATCCCGCCGAGCGAGATCACCGCCACCTCGGTGGTGCCGCCGCCGATGTCGACCACCATGTTGCCGGTCGGCTCGTGCACGGGCAGGCCCGCGCCGATGGCCGCGGCCATCGGCTCCTCGATGATGTGCACCTGGCGCGCACCGGCCTGCATGCTGGCCTCGACCACGGCGCGGCGCTCCACCCCGGTGATGCCGGAGGGCACGCAGACCACGACGCGCGGGCGGGCCAGGTAGCGGCGGCGGTGGATCTTCAGGATGAAGTAGCGCAGCATCCGCTCGGTGATCTCGAAGTCGGCGATCACGCCGTCCTTCAGCGGGCGGATCGCCACGATGTTGCCGGGGGTGCGGCCGATCATCTTCTTCGCCTCGGCGCCGACCGCGAGGATTCCGCCGGTGTTGGTGTTGACCGCCACCACCGACGGCTCGTTCAGCACGATGCCCTTGCCCCGGACGTACACCAGCGTGTTCGCGGTGCCGAGGTCGATCGCCAGGTCCCGGCCGAGAAACGACAGGTTGTTCGCCATGGGATGTCGAGTGCCTTCCCGAGTTCGGATCAAGGGCGGTGAGCGGACCGGCCGTGCGGGCCCGCGAGAGGGCTGACGGCGGCTGAGCAGCCGCTCCGGGCCCGTGAGTTGGGGTCCATCGTAGTCACGCCGGTCAGCACGAGCGGCGGGTACGGCATGCCGCCCATTCTCCGGGCGGGGATCGGCTTCTCCTGGCATTGGGACGCCGTGTCGGAGGGTGGGGTTCCGTGATTTGAGGATTAACGCCCAGAGGGAGCAACCCCGACCCCCATCCGGCCGCTGAGCTGGACGTTCCCGCCCCGTGCGGCACCCCGCGCGGTTGTGGGGCCCGGGGTGCCGAATCGCTACGAAACCCTCACGCGGGTCAGGCGTGGGCGGGGAAGAAGATCTTGATCTCGCGCTCGGCCGACTCCGCGGAGTCCGAGGCGTGGATCAGGTTCTCGCGGGTGATCGTCGCGTAGTCGCCGCGGATGGTGCCCGCGCCCGCCTGCAGCGGGTCGGTGGCGCCGGCCAGCGCGCGGATGCCGGGGATCACGTTCTCGCCCTCGACGATCAGCGCGATCGACGGGCCGGTGGTCATGAACTCCAGCAGCGGCTCGTAGAACGGGCGGCCGACGTGCTCGGCGTAGTGCTGCTCCAGGGTGGCCCGGTCGAAGGTGCGGAGTTCCATCGCAGCGAACCGCCAGCCGGCCTTGCGCTCGATCCGGCTGATGATCTCGCCGGCCAGGCCGCGCTTGACGGCGTCGGGCTTGAGCAGGACGAGAGTGCGCTGGGACACGGTGCGGCTCCTGAGGTGTTCGGTCGTGCCTGACTGTGCCCCCGACACTACCCCGGCCGGGTGGCGGCCCCGTTGACCAGCCCGGTCAGGCCGCGACCGGGGCCGCCTCGGCGGCCGCCGCGCGCTGCGCCTTCAGGACGTCGATCTTCCGGCCGTAGTGCACCGAGCACCACCACAGGCCGCCGAACACCACGCCGAACGCGTACATGGTGGGCAGCACCAGCCCGCTGGCGAACACGGCGAGCTGCAGGGCCCAGCCGACGTACACCGCGCCGGGGCGGGTGATCACGCCGCAGAGCAGCACGCACAGCAGGATCGCCACCGCGCTGACCGCCCAGACCGTGCCGGCGCCGACGTCGGTGAGCTTCATCGCGACCAGGCCGGCGAACATGATCAGCAGGGCCTCGCCGATCAGGGTGGAGGAGCACAGGGTGCGCATCGGCGGCTACTTCCTTCCGAACAGCAGGCGCGCCTCGCCCACCGTGATGACGGAGCCGGTGACCAGGACGCCGGCGCCGCCGAGGTCCTCCTCCTCGGCCAGGGTGACCGCGGCGTCGATCGCGTCGTCAAGCCGCGGCTCGACCTGCACCCGGTCCTCGCCGAACACCTCGACGGCGAGCGAGGCCAGCCGGTCGACCGGCATCGCGCGGTGGGTGGAGTTCTGGGTGATGACGACCTCGGCCAGGATCGGCTCGAAGACCTCCAGCAGACCGGTGACGTCCTTGTCGCCGCTGGTGGCGATGACGCCGACCAGCTTGGTGAAGCCGAACGCCTCGCCGATCGCCGAGACCGCGGCCTGCGCTCCGTGCGGGTTGTGCGCGGCGTCCAGGATCACGGTGGGGCTGCGCCGGACCACCTCCAGCCGGCCCGGCGAGGAGACGCCGAACAGCGCCTGCCGGACCTTCTCCTCGTCGAGGTGCTCGGCGCCGCCCTGGCCGATCCCGAAGAACGCCTCGACGGCGGCCAGCGCGAGCGC
The DNA window shown above is from Streptomyces sp. TLI_171 and carries:
- a CDS encoding DUF4233 domain-containing protein, translated to MRTLCSSTLIGEALLIMFAGLVAMKLTDVGAGTVWAVSAVAILLCVLLCGVITRPGAVYVGWALQLAVFASGLVLPTMYAFGVVFGGLWWCSVHYGRKIDVLKAQRAAAAEAAPVAA
- the ndk gene encoding nucleoside-diphosphate kinase translates to MSQRTLVLLKPDAVKRGLAGEIISRIERKAGWRFAAMELRTFDRATLEQHYAEHVGRPFYEPLLEFMTTGPSIALIVEGENVIPGIRALAGATDPLQAGAGTIRGDYATITRENLIHASDSAESAEREIKIFFPAHA
- the mreC gene encoding rod shape-determining protein MreC, which codes for MRDTRESRLLLVLLVAVAFALITVDIKGGDDSPLGGARRAAASALGPVENAAAGAVDPVAGYIRAIRDAGTHQQRLDQITRENTELRQKLASSDAASGRTKQLDDLLRTAGSGGYTIKAAQVIAIGAAQGFSWTITIDAGSDDGLTRDMTVVDGQGLVGRITTVAPTTATVLLASDPGFTAGVRLEGSGEIGFAAGQGASPMRIELLNGRAQVKAGDRLVTFGSQSGRPFVPGVPVGTVKEVQATPGQLTKTILVEPYVQFTRLDLVGVVVVPPRTDPRDAVLPPVPAASAGAAGNPQAPIAAAPPATGGN
- a CDS encoding rod shape-determining protein produces the protein MSFLGRDLAIDLGTANTLVYVRGKGIVLNEPSVVAVNTNTGGILAVGAEAKKMIGRTPGNIVAIRPLKDGVIADFEITERMLRYFILKIHRRRYLARPRVVVCVPSGITGVERRAVVEASMQAGARQVHIIEEPMAAAIGAGLPVHEPTGNMVVDIGGGTTEVAVISLGGIVTAQSLRVAGDELDNAIVQHIKKEYSLLLGERSAEQIKMSIGTAFASELEKDEHAEIRGRDLVSGLPKTVVISAAEVREAIDEPVNSIIDSVKTTLDQCPPELAGDVMDRGIVLTGGGALLRGLDERLRRETGMPVHIAENPLDSVALGAGKCVEEFEALQQVLDAQPRR